In the genome of Anabrus simplex isolate iqAnaSimp1 chromosome 2, ASM4041472v1, whole genome shotgun sequence, the window CAGTTTTTGATGACCGGATAATTACTATGGTACGGGTTTATGGCCTCCTAGATCAGCTAACTCAGCTTACTGCGATTGTTATATTTGGGGAATCCTAAAGAGCAAAGTTTACCAAAATAACAACTGAAGGccaaaataaaattcagtacagtcTATTAATGAAGAGAAATTACAGAAAGTGTTAAATAAtttccacacgacacctcgtaacctgcaggccttcgggctgagcagcggtcgcttggtaggccaaagcccttcaagggctgtagtgccgggGGGGGGTTAAATAATTTACTTGAAAAATGTGAGGCATGCGTTACTGCAGAAGGAGATCATTTTCAACTGTACCTGAACTAAATGGTGAGTAATAAACCTGTGTACTTGTTCAGGGTAAGTGTTAGGTGGGTTCCATTGTAATTTAGTGTCCTCACTTAATTGCTTGTCCCACACTGCAGGTGAGAGAGCCGGAAGTTGGCCAGCGGCAGAATGATCCTAAGTTTCCTCGTAAACTGAGTGCACTATACAAGAAATCCATGAAGTAGCATAAAGAATCCTAGATGACATACCTGCTTTCGTATATCAAGATACATTTGGTAACCATTAGGAACGGGCTGGTCAATAGGTGGAGGTTCAGTTGATGCACTGCTGGTTTCGGCAGCCTCAGCAGAAGATGTTGAAGATACAACTGGTGTGGACCCTAGTTGACTCTCCTTGTTCTGCTTCATCTTTCTTTTCCTAGGATGAAGTTCAACagcaggttgttgttgttgttgttgttgttgctgctgctgttgctgctgttgtggtggtagtggttgtgatGTTTGCTGCTGTggctgttgttgttgtggtggttgctgctgttgctgtgcttgttgctgttgttgttgttgctgctgctgctgctgctgttgctgctgctgctgctgctgctgttgctgctgaggTGGTTGTTGTTGCTGTGCTTGCTGAGATACAAAGgactgctgttgttgctgctggtgCTGCTGATTTGGTAATTCTGGTGATTCagtacatttttcttcttttagAGGAGAAACTACCGATGTAGTAAGCAAGGGCTTAGTTGAACTTACGCCAGAAGAATCCGTTACAGGAACTGATAAAGCTGACTCCACAGATGTTGGAGACAGATTTCCGTTCTGTGGAGGAGAAGAACTAGTTGAACACCTATCAGGTGTTGCACTGTTGTTTACCGTAGAAGCAGAAGGAGATGCAGCTGAGTTTCCAGATACCCCACTGCTAGACACTGATAAGCTGCTAGAAGATGAGAGACCGGCCACCGCTGCTACATTAACAGAACTACTTGCTGAATTTCCATTGCCAGATCGATGAGAGCTACGCAGAACTCTTTGATGATTCAGTCTTTGATCTTCTGCTAGAGCCAATGCTGAAATGGAGTCCTTCTTGTCATCCGGTTTTCCTGCATTACTAATCGTATCTGATAGATTTGGTCCACCACTAGCTGATAATGCTGGTCCAGTTTCTTTCTCTGCACAATCACTACTGCTAGAAGCTACAACATATGGCAAAGCTTGATGATGCCGCATATTACCATTTTTACCATTGCGATTCCCTTGTTCTTGTTCCAGAGATGAAGACTGTTGAGGAATTACTATTTTCAATGGAGGAACTTTGGGTCCTCCAGACCACGCATTATTTGAAGGCGTGGTTTCGGAATTACTTACACTACTAATACTGCTTTTTACACTCCGTACCTCCTCGCCATCACATTCGCTGTCTGTTCCTGGACAAAGACTTTTTCCTGAACTTCCTACTAATGAACCTGTAGAACCAGAAACTTTAGGGCTACTTCCAGTAGCTGTGGTTGATGTACGTTCACTGTTACTATTAATATAGGAACATTTCCCTCCTGAAATGCTCACTTGCTTAGAATCTGAATTTTTCAGGCATTTTCCACTACCATTTGAATTTCTACCTC includes:
- the LOC136864146 gene encoding homeotic protein female sterile isoform X2; the protein is MEGKPSDDVYEFKTKEAISSTTSDSEMPGEVSSNVLDSRDSPMRQEVSHEQVQKRSFTDINEGADDGEDEIRRKKRKDSEGTKESGRNGSGTSGRFFGGRNSNGSGKCLKNSDSKQVSISGGKCSYINSNSERTSTTATGSSPKVSGSTGSLVGSSGKSLCPGTDSECDGEEVRSVKSSISSVSNSETTPSNNAWSGGPKVPPLKIVIPQQSSSLEQEQGNRNGKNGNMRHHQALPYVVASSSSDCAEKETGPALSASGGPNLSDTISNAGKPDDKKDSISALALAEDQRLNHQRVLRSSHRSGNGNSASSSVNVAAVAGLSSSSSLSVSSSGVSGNSAASPSASTVNNSATPDRCSTSSSPPQNGNLSPTSVESALSVPVTDSSGVSSTKPLLTTSVVSPLKEEKCTESPELPNQQHQQQQQQSFVSQQAQQQQPPQQQQQQQQQQQQQQQQQQQQQQQQAQQQQQPPQQQQPQQQTSQPLPPQQQQQQQQQQQQQQQPAVELHPRKRKMKQNKESQLGSTPVVSSTSSAEAAETSSASTEPPPIDQPVPNGYQMYLDIRKQVDRRRKGLFPVQPKPPQGFKDYLMNRCTYLLAGNASSRMSSIPSATPPANLQVPMKDLFTLQERDRYRLRVQHIVEKEKLVLAVEQEILRVHGRAARALANQSLPFSVCTILKDEEIYNVISPEQEEKDRNARSRYNGRLFLSWLQDVDDKWEKIKEAMLVRHHIEAESLHAVQGMDWEWKMKELGICEFKAKPVIDDSHVPMVHVSDDFDLLPA
- the LOC136864146 gene encoding myb-like protein P isoform X1, whose protein sequence is MRRTPPQNKGEKGNSPRVTLRLHQVKGKDEKRNSKAAASAAAAEVTSYEVNSRAQFSANMEGKPSDDVYEFKTKEAISSTTSDSEMPGEVSSNVLDSRDSPMRQEVSHEQVQKRSFTDINEGADDGEDEIRRKKRKDSEGTKESGRNGSGTSGRFFGGRNSNGSGKCLKNSDSKQVSISGGKCSYINSNSERTSTTATGSSPKVSGSTGSLVGSSGKSLCPGTDSECDGEEVRSVKSSISSVSNSETTPSNNAWSGGPKVPPLKIVIPQQSSSLEQEQGNRNGKNGNMRHHQALPYVVASSSSDCAEKETGPALSASGGPNLSDTISNAGKPDDKKDSISALALAEDQRLNHQRVLRSSHRSGNGNSASSSVNVAAVAGLSSSSSLSVSSSGVSGNSAASPSASTVNNSATPDRCSTSSSPPQNGNLSPTSVESALSVPVTDSSGVSSTKPLLTTSVVSPLKEEKCTESPELPNQQHQQQQQQSFVSQQAQQQQPPQQQQQQQQQQQQQQQQQQQQQQQQAQQQQQPPQQQQPQQQTSQPLPPQQQQQQQQQQQQQQQPAVELHPRKRKMKQNKESQLGSTPVVSSTSSAEAAETSSASTEPPPIDQPVPNGYQMYLDIRKQVDRRRKGLFPVQPKPPQGFKDYLMNRCTYLLAGNASSRMSSIPSATPPANLQVPMKDLFTLQERDRYRLRVQHIVEKEKLVLAVEQEILRVHGRAARALANQSLPFSVCTILKDEEIYNVISPEQEEKDRNARSRYNGRLFLSWLQDVDDKWEKIKEAMLVRHHIEAESLHAVQGMDWEWKMKELGICEFKAKPVIDDSHVPMVHVSDDFDLLPA